The proteins below come from a single Burkholderia humptydooensis genomic window:
- a CDS encoding DeoR/GlpR family DNA-binding transcription regulator, translated as MTRDPRLTLNARQQELLEWVQRDGFVTVDDLAAHFNVTPQTIRRDVNWLADLNLLRRYHGGASLPTSSENVSYTARQRMFHDEKRRIAALAASHIPDQASLFINLGTTTEEVARALNRHRGLRVITNNLNVASMMSGYPECEVLITGGIVRPWDKGIVGELAIDFIRQFKVDYAIIGTSSIESDGTLRDFDTREVRVAEAIIQHARTVYLVTDHSKFGRPALVRQGHLSQVHALFTDKPLPDVMAETIAQAGTQVYVAD; from the coding sequence ATGACACGAGACCCCCGCCTCACCCTGAATGCGCGTCAACAGGAATTGCTCGAATGGGTGCAGCGCGACGGCTTCGTCACTGTCGACGATCTCGCCGCCCATTTCAACGTGACGCCGCAGACGATTCGCCGCGACGTCAACTGGCTCGCCGACCTGAACCTGCTGCGCCGCTACCACGGCGGCGCGAGCCTGCCGACGAGTTCGGAGAACGTGTCGTACACCGCGCGCCAGCGGATGTTCCACGACGAGAAGCGCCGGATCGCGGCGCTCGCCGCGTCGCACATCCCCGATCAGGCGTCCCTCTTCATCAACCTCGGCACGACGACCGAGGAAGTCGCGCGCGCGCTGAACCGGCATCGCGGCCTGCGCGTGATCACGAACAACCTGAACGTCGCGAGCATGATGAGCGGCTATCCGGAATGCGAGGTGCTGATCACGGGCGGCATCGTGCGGCCGTGGGACAAGGGCATCGTCGGCGAGCTCGCGATCGACTTCATTCGCCAGTTCAAGGTCGACTACGCGATCATCGGCACGTCGTCGATCGAAAGCGACGGCACGCTGCGCGATTTCGACACGCGCGAGGTGCGTGTCGCCGAGGCGATCATCCAGCATGCGCGCACCGTCTATCTCGTCACCGACCATTCGAAGTTCGGCCGCCCGGCGCTCGTGCGGCAGGGGCATCTGAGTCAGGTCCACGCGCTCTTCACCGACAAGCCGCTGCCCGACGTGATGGCCGAGACGATCGCGCAGGCGGGCACGCAGGTCTACGTCGCCGACTGA
- the glpK gene encoding glycerol kinase GlpK gives MQDQYILALDQGTTSSRAMLFDRQGNIVSIAQKEFEQIYPQPGWVEHDPQEIWSTQAGVAAEAVTRVGLNGTAIAAIGITNQRETTIVWDRETGHPIYNAIVWQDRRTADFCDQLKAQGLSEKVRAKTGLPIDSYFSATKIRWILDNVEGAREKARQGKLAFGTVDSWLVWNFTKHELHVTDVTNASRTMLFNIHTLDWDDELLDALEIPRSMLPEVRASSEIYGPTKTTVFASKIPLAGIAGDQQAALFGQMCTSSGMVKNTYGTGCFLMMNTGETPIESQNNLVTTIAWQVDGKVNYALEGSIFIAGAVVQWLRDGLGIIKSAAEIEALAAGVPHTDGVYLVPAFAGLGAPHWNARARGSLFGVTRGTTSAHLARAALDSIAYQSLDVLKAMEADSGIRIGELRVDGGASANNLLMQFQADLLGVDAVRPRITETTALGAAYLAGLAIGYWQNVDELHSQWQLERRFAPSMQREQVGSCLAGWQRAVRAAKAWADDTQ, from the coding sequence ATGCAGGATCAGTACATCCTGGCGCTCGACCAGGGCACGACCAGTTCCCGCGCCATGTTGTTCGACCGACAAGGCAACATCGTGTCGATCGCGCAGAAGGAATTCGAGCAAATTTATCCGCAGCCAGGCTGGGTCGAGCACGATCCCCAGGAGATCTGGTCGACGCAGGCGGGCGTCGCGGCCGAGGCCGTCACGCGCGTCGGCCTGAACGGCACGGCGATCGCCGCGATCGGCATCACGAACCAGCGCGAGACGACGATCGTCTGGGATCGCGAGACGGGTCATCCGATCTACAACGCGATCGTCTGGCAGGACCGCCGCACCGCCGATTTCTGCGACCAGTTGAAGGCGCAGGGGCTGAGCGAGAAGGTGCGCGCGAAGACGGGCCTGCCGATCGATTCGTATTTCTCGGCCACCAAGATCCGCTGGATTCTCGACAACGTCGAAGGCGCGCGCGAGAAGGCGCGCCAGGGCAAGCTCGCGTTCGGCACGGTCGATAGCTGGCTCGTCTGGAACTTCACGAAGCACGAGCTGCACGTGACCGACGTGACGAACGCGTCGCGCACGATGCTCTTCAACATCCACACGCTCGACTGGGACGACGAGCTCCTCGACGCGCTCGAGATTCCGCGCAGCATGCTGCCGGAAGTGCGCGCGTCGTCGGAGATCTACGGGCCGACGAAGACGACCGTGTTCGCATCGAAGATCCCGCTCGCCGGCATCGCGGGCGACCAGCAGGCCGCGCTCTTCGGCCAGATGTGCACGAGCTCCGGCATGGTGAAGAACACCTACGGCACCGGCTGCTTCCTGATGATGAACACCGGCGAGACGCCGATCGAATCGCAGAACAACCTCGTCACGACGATCGCATGGCAGGTCGACGGCAAGGTCAACTACGCGCTCGAAGGCAGCATCTTCATCGCGGGCGCGGTCGTGCAATGGCTGCGCGACGGGCTCGGGATCATCAAGAGCGCGGCGGAGATCGAGGCGCTCGCGGCCGGCGTGCCGCACACGGACGGCGTCTATCTCGTGCCGGCGTTCGCCGGCCTCGGCGCGCCGCACTGGAACGCGCGCGCGCGCGGATCGCTCTTCGGCGTCACGCGCGGCACGACGTCCGCGCACCTCGCGCGCGCGGCGCTCGATTCGATCGCGTACCAGTCGCTCGACGTGCTGAAGGCGATGGAAGCCGACTCGGGCATCCGCATCGGCGAGCTGCGCGTCGACGGCGGCGCGAGCGCGAACAATCTGCTGATGCAGTTCCAGGCCGACCTGCTCGGCGTCGACGCGGTGCGCCCGCGCATCACCGAGACGACCGCGCTCGGCGCCGCGTATCTAGCTGGCCTCGCGATCGGCTACTGGCAGAACGTCGACGAGCTGCACAGCCAATGGCAGCTCGAGCGCCGCTTCGCGCCTTCGATGCAGCGCGAACAGGTGGGCTCGTGCCTCGCCGGCTGGCAGCGCGCGGTGCGCGCGGCGAAGGCGTGGGCGGACGACACGCAGTAA
- a CDS encoding gamma-glutamyltransferase family protein: protein MNLHSNMSCAPFSWRNPYPTTRVPVFARNVVSTSHPLAAQAGLRMLWKGGNAVDATIAAAAAITVVEPVSCGLGGDAFALVWDGAKLHGLNASGVAPAAWSVDYFRRRHGEAGNGLARQPMRGWDTVTVPGVIAGWEALHAKFGSLPFADLLEPAIELAERGHAVAAIVAHKWAAAVPDLNGQPGFAETFMPRGRAPGVSELVRLPGHAKTLRTIAAEGARAFYEGGIAESIAAFFRDGGGALTADDLRAYRPEWVEPIGKDFRGYTVHEIPPNGQGIAALIALGIVERFGLDDLPLDSADAQHVQIEAMKLAFADIHRHVADPRAMAVTPAQMLDDAYLDARAKLIDVNRATHFSFGLPRAGGTIYLSAADERGMMVSFIQSNYMGFGSGLVVPGTGIALQNRGCGFSMDPTSPNVVEGGKRPFHTIIPAFVTQQADGVRHAVMSFGVMGGDMQPQGHLQTIVRMLGYGQQPQAACDAPRWKVSRSFSLDVEATLDASVVAALAARGHAIQAIDDPYMDFGAGQFIRRLDRDEPDRGYVAASDSRRDGLAAGF from the coding sequence ATGAATCTTCACTCGAACATGTCCTGCGCGCCGTTCTCGTGGCGCAATCCGTATCCGACCACGCGCGTGCCGGTGTTCGCGCGCAACGTCGTGTCGACATCGCATCCGCTCGCCGCGCAGGCGGGGCTCAGGATGCTGTGGAAGGGCGGCAATGCGGTCGATGCGACGATCGCCGCGGCGGCCGCGATCACCGTCGTCGAGCCGGTGTCGTGCGGCCTCGGCGGCGACGCGTTCGCGCTCGTCTGGGACGGCGCGAAGCTGCACGGCCTGAACGCGTCGGGCGTCGCGCCCGCCGCATGGAGCGTCGACTACTTTCGCCGGCGGCACGGCGAGGCGGGCAACGGCCTCGCGCGGCAGCCGATGCGCGGCTGGGACACGGTGACGGTGCCCGGCGTGATCGCCGGCTGGGAAGCGCTGCACGCGAAGTTCGGCTCGCTGCCGTTCGCCGATCTGCTCGAGCCGGCGATCGAGCTCGCGGAGCGCGGGCATGCGGTCGCGGCCATCGTCGCGCACAAGTGGGCGGCCGCCGTGCCCGATCTGAACGGCCAGCCGGGCTTCGCGGAAACCTTCATGCCGCGCGGCCGCGCGCCCGGGGTGAGCGAACTGGTTAGACTGCCGGGCCACGCGAAGACGCTGCGCACGATCGCCGCCGAAGGCGCGCGCGCGTTCTACGAAGGCGGCATCGCCGAGTCGATCGCCGCGTTCTTTCGCGACGGCGGCGGCGCGCTGACGGCCGACGACCTGCGCGCGTACCGGCCCGAGTGGGTCGAGCCGATCGGCAAGGACTTTCGCGGCTACACGGTGCACGAGATCCCGCCGAACGGGCAGGGGATCGCCGCGCTGATCGCGCTCGGCATCGTCGAGCGCTTCGGTCTCGACGACCTGCCGCTCGATTCGGCGGATGCGCAGCACGTGCAGATCGAGGCGATGAAGCTTGCGTTCGCCGACATCCATCGCCATGTCGCCGATCCGCGCGCGATGGCGGTCACGCCCGCGCAGATGCTCGACGACGCGTATCTCGACGCGCGCGCGAAGCTGATCGACGTCAATCGCGCGACGCATTTCTCGTTCGGCCTGCCGCGCGCGGGGGGCACGATCTATCTGTCGGCGGCCGACGAGCGCGGGATGATGGTGAGCTTCATCCAGTCGAACTACATGGGCTTCGGCTCGGGCCTCGTCGTGCCGGGTACGGGGATTGCGCTGCAGAACCGCGGCTGCGGGTTCTCGATGGACCCGACGTCGCCGAACGTCGTCGAAGGCGGCAAGCGGCCGTTCCACACGATCATTCCGGCGTTCGTCACGCAGCAGGCGGACGGCGTGCGGCACGCGGTGATGAGCTTCGGCGTGATGGGCGGCGACATGCAGCCGCAGGGCCATCTGCAGACGATCGTGCGGATGCTCGGCTACGGCCAGCAGCCGCAGGCCGCGTGCGACGCGCCGCGCTGGAAGGTGAGCCGGTCGTTTTCGCTCGACGTCGAGGCGACGCTCGATGCGTCCGTCGTCGCTGCGCTCGCCGCGCGCGGCCATGCGATCCAGGCGATCGACGATCCCTACATGGACTTCGGCGCCGGCCAGTTCATCCGGCGGCTCGATCGCGACGAGCCCGACCGCGGCTATGTCGCGGCGAGCGACAGCCGGCGCGACGGCCTCGCGGCGGGCTTTTGA
- a CDS encoding DEAD/DEAH box helicase: protein MSFASLGLAEPLVRAVNELGYTQPTPIQAQAIPAVLGGGDLLAGAQTGTGKTAGFTLPILQRLHTFYAENRSARRAVRALILTPTRELAAQVEESVRAYSKYVKLRSAVMFGGVSINPQIDALKRGVDIVVATPGRLLDHMQQKTIDVSSLDILVLDEADRMLDMGFIHDIKRVLAKLPAKRQNLLFSATFSDEIKSLADSLLDSPALIEVARRNTTAETIAQKIHPVDRDRKRELLTHLIREHNWFQVLVFTRTKHGANRLAEQLAKDGISAMAIHGNKSQSARTRALSEFKNSTLQVLVATDIAARGIDIDQLPHVVNFDLPNVPEDYVHRIGRTGRAGANGEAVSLVCVDEKQLLRDIERLIKREIPQEVIPGFEPDPNAKPEPIQRRGQRGGNGGGSGGGAGSGGRGNRPPRAAGQPQAQQGQPAARRDGGAQAKPAKPQQARGGSGRPAGNGNSGNSNGGGAHANRNRPSRSGQRGH, encoded by the coding sequence ATGTCTTTCGCTTCTCTCGGACTCGCCGAACCGCTCGTGCGGGCCGTCAACGAGCTGGGCTACACGCAGCCCACGCCGATCCAGGCTCAGGCCATTCCCGCCGTGCTGGGCGGCGGCGATCTCCTCGCCGGCGCGCAGACGGGCACCGGCAAGACGGCCGGCTTCACGCTGCCGATCCTGCAACGCCTGCACACGTTCTACGCCGAAAACCGCAGCGCGCGCCGCGCGGTGCGCGCGCTCATCCTCACGCCGACGCGCGAGCTCGCCGCGCAGGTCGAGGAAAGCGTGCGCGCGTACAGCAAGTACGTGAAGCTGCGCTCGGCCGTGATGTTCGGCGGCGTCAGCATCAATCCGCAGATCGATGCGTTGAAGCGCGGCGTCGACATCGTCGTCGCGACACCAGGGCGCCTGCTCGATCACATGCAGCAGAAGACGATCGACGTGTCGAGCCTCGACATCCTCGTGCTCGACGAAGCCGACCGGATGCTCGACATGGGCTTCATTCACGACATCAAGCGCGTGCTCGCGAAGCTGCCGGCGAAGCGCCAGAACCTGCTGTTCTCGGCGACCTTCTCCGACGAGATCAAGTCTCTTGCGGACAGCCTGCTCGATTCGCCCGCGTTGATCGAAGTCGCGCGCCGCAACACGACGGCCGAGACGATCGCGCAGAAGATCCACCCGGTCGATCGCGACCGCAAGCGCGAGCTGCTCACGCATCTGATCCGCGAGCACAACTGGTTCCAGGTGCTCGTGTTCACGCGCACGAAGCACGGCGCGAACCGGCTCGCCGAGCAACTGGCGAAGGACGGCATCAGCGCGATGGCGATCCACGGCAACAAGAGCCAGTCGGCGCGCACGCGCGCGCTGTCCGAGTTCAAGAACAGCACGCTGCAGGTGCTCGTCGCGACCGACATCGCCGCGCGCGGGATCGACATCGATCAGTTGCCGCACGTCGTCAACTTCGATCTGCCGAACGTTCCCGAGGACTACGTGCACCGGATCGGCCGCACCGGCCGCGCGGGCGCGAACGGCGAAGCCGTGTCGCTCGTGTGCGTCGACGAGAAGCAGTTGCTGCGCGACATCGAACGGCTGATCAAGCGCGAGATTCCGCAGGAAGTGATTCCGGGCTTCGAGCCGGATCCGAACGCGAAGCCGGAGCCGATCCAGCGGCGCGGGCAGCGCGGTGGAAACGGCGGCGGCAGCGGCGGCGGCGCGGGCAGCGGCGGTCGCGGCAATCGCCCGCCGCGCGCGGCGGGCCAGCCGCAGGCGCAGCAGGGTCAGCCCGCCGCGCGACGCGACGGCGGCGCGCAGGCGAAGCCCGCCAAGCCGCAACAGGCGCGCGGCGGCAGCGGCCGCCCGGCGGGCAACGGCAATTCCGGCAATTCGAACGGCGGCGGCGCGCATGCGAACCGCAACCGTCCATCGCGCAGCGGCCAGCGCGGCCACTGA
- a CDS encoding ferritin-like domain-containing protein: MLADSDTTREMPWRIEDIDLTRIDRQRAAANEDLLLLLCAASFIESGSDLYTSNLSQFFDDDPEVSAWLNAEWEHEELQHGRALKAYIAHVWPEFDWDLAFANFFEEYSKTCSVEAFEKTRALEMVARCVVETGTATLYRAINECSDEPVLKEITDNIRTDEVRHYKHFFRYFKKYNKVEGNGRLAVLGALTRRVLEIKSEDSEIALRHVFAIRYPDRVGDSAYCRERTARVNALVRRYLSADMCVKMLLKPLDLPAKIQPGVHYPLTKLTQHVFFR, encoded by the coding sequence ATGCTGGCTGATTCCGATACCACGCGAGAGATGCCCTGGCGCATCGAAGACATCGACCTGACGCGCATCGACCGTCAGCGCGCCGCGGCGAACGAGGATCTGCTGCTGCTGCTGTGCGCGGCGTCGTTCATCGAAAGCGGCTCCGATCTTTACACGAGCAATCTGAGCCAATTCTTCGACGACGATCCCGAAGTGTCGGCGTGGCTCAACGCCGAATGGGAACACGAGGAATTGCAGCACGGCCGCGCGCTGAAGGCGTATATCGCGCACGTGTGGCCCGAATTCGACTGGGATCTCGCATTCGCGAATTTCTTCGAAGAGTATTCGAAAACCTGTTCGGTCGAGGCGTTCGAGAAGACGCGCGCGCTCGAGATGGTCGCGCGCTGCGTCGTCGAGACGGGCACGGCGACGCTCTATCGCGCGATCAACGAGTGCTCGGACGAGCCCGTGCTCAAGGAGATCACCGATAACATCCGCACCGACGAAGTCCGCCATTACAAGCATTTCTTCCGCTACTTCAAGAAGTACAACAAGGTCGAGGGCAATGGCCGGCTCGCGGTGCTGGGCGCGCTGACGAGGCGCGTGCTCGAGATCAAGAGCGAGGATTCGGAGATCGCGCTGCGGCACGTGTTCGCGATCCGCTATCCGGACCGCGTGGGCGATTCCGCGTATTGCCGCGAGCGCACCGCGCGCGTGAACGCGCTCGTGCGGCGCTATCTTTCCGCCGACATGTGCGTGAAGATGCTGCTCAAGCCGCTCGACTTGCCCGCGAAGATCCAGCCGGGCGTTCACTATCCGCTGACGAAGCTCACGCAGCACGTGTTCTTTCGCTGA
- a CDS encoding c-type cytochrome, with product MKRKSLFALSAVAIVAAAALVPVLWPGNDTLHGNAAIAATPADQAALIKKGEYLARVGDCIACHTVRGGKSFAGGLPMATPFGTMYTPNITPDDQYGIGKWTSDDFYRAMHTGRSKDGSLLYPGFPFASYTKVTRADSDAIYAYLRSVAPVNAPSRPHELRFPFNNRNLLIGWRTLFFKEGEYKPDPTKSVEWNRGAYLVEGLGHCSMCHTSINMMGGPVSSAAFAGGLIPLQNWYAPSLTNDKELGLGDWHVQELSDLLQAGVSHKGAVFGPMADVVHNSLQYMTDEDTRAMSTYLKSIPQKAEAPKNMQYEPSQQYGTTLLEHGKKIYADNCATCHGAQGEGKPTAYPPLAQNRSIMMESAVNPIRMVLNGGYPPSTLKNPRPYGMPPFAQSLSNQEVAAVVTYIRMSWGNNGSPVSPQQVSDLRSAPLD from the coding sequence ATGAAACGCAAGTCCCTGTTTGCACTCTCGGCTGTCGCGATCGTCGCGGCAGCGGCCCTCGTGCCCGTCCTGTGGCCGGGCAACGACACGCTGCACGGCAATGCCGCCATCGCCGCGACGCCCGCCGACCAGGCCGCGCTCATCAAGAAGGGCGAATACCTCGCGCGGGTCGGCGACTGTATCGCGTGCCACACCGTGCGCGGCGGCAAGTCGTTCGCGGGCGGCCTGCCGATGGCGACGCCGTTCGGCACGATGTACACCCCGAACATCACGCCGGACGATCAATACGGGATCGGCAAGTGGACGTCGGACGACTTCTACCGCGCGATGCACACGGGCCGCTCGAAGGACGGCAGCCTGCTCTATCCGGGCTTCCCGTTCGCGAGCTACACGAAGGTCACGCGCGCGGATTCGGACGCGATCTACGCGTACCTGCGCTCGGTCGCGCCCGTCAACGCGCCGAGCCGTCCGCACGAGCTGCGCTTCCCGTTCAACAACCGCAACCTGCTGATCGGCTGGCGCACGCTGTTCTTCAAGGAAGGCGAGTACAAGCCGGACCCGACGAAATCGGTCGAATGGAACCGCGGCGCGTATCTCGTCGAAGGCCTCGGCCACTGCTCGATGTGCCACACGTCGATCAACATGATGGGCGGCCCGGTGAGCTCGGCTGCGTTCGCGGGCGGCCTGATCCCGCTGCAGAACTGGTACGCGCCGTCGCTCACGAACGACAAGGAGCTCGGCCTCGGCGACTGGCACGTCCAGGAGCTGTCCGACCTGCTGCAGGCGGGCGTGTCGCACAAGGGCGCGGTGTTCGGCCCGATGGCGGACGTCGTCCACAACAGCCTGCAGTACATGACGGACGAGGACACGCGTGCGATGTCGACTTACCTGAAGTCGATCCCGCAGAAGGCCGAAGCGCCGAAGAACATGCAGTACGAGCCGTCGCAGCAGTACGGCACGACGCTCCTCGAGCACGGCAAGAAGATCTACGCGGACAACTGCGCGACTTGCCACGGCGCGCAGGGCGAAGGCAAGCCGACCGCCTACCCGCCGCTCGCGCAGAATCGTTCGATCATGATGGAATCGGCCGTGAACCCGATCCGCATGGTGCTGAACGGCGGCTATCCGCCGAGCACGCTCAAGAATCCGCGCCCGTACGGGATGCCGCCGTTCGCACAGTCGCTGTCGAACCAGGAAGTCGCGGCGGTCGTCACGTACATCCGGATGTCGTGGGGCAACAACGGTTCGCCGGTTTCACCGCAACAGGTGAGCGACCTGCGTTCCGCGCCGCTCGACTGA
- a CDS encoding c-type cytochrome: MESRVSSRRLFRPLLAVVLMGAAGLLSTAHAQTKPTEPAAAKAPLKAPDSMAERVRGCTACHGTHGQGTDNDYFPRLAGKPAEYLYNQLVNFRDGRRKYPPMNYLLTYLSDDYLREIAEHFSEQRPPYPAPTKPTAPAAVVERGKQLALHGDPARKLPACVACHGTALTGMQPAIPGLVGLHSDYLSAQIGAWRSGTRHAKAPDCMHDVASKLSDEDVTAVTAWLAAQPAPANPVPAPARSMKTPLACGSEPQ, encoded by the coding sequence ATGGAGTCCCGTGTGTCTTCTAGACGCCTTTTCCGTCCGCTGCTCGCCGTTGTGTTGATGGGCGCAGCGGGCCTTCTGAGCACTGCGCACGCGCAGACCAAGCCCACCGAGCCGGCCGCCGCGAAGGCGCCCCTGAAGGCGCCCGACTCGATGGCGGAGCGCGTGCGCGGCTGTACGGCCTGTCACGGCACGCACGGGCAGGGCACCGACAACGATTACTTCCCGCGTCTGGCAGGCAAGCCGGCCGAGTACCTGTACAACCAGCTCGTGAACTTCCGCGACGGTCGCCGCAAGTACCCGCCGATGAACTATCTGCTCACGTACCTGAGCGACGATTACCTGCGCGAGATCGCCGAGCACTTCTCGGAACAGCGTCCGCCGTACCCGGCGCCGACGAAGCCGACGGCGCCCGCCGCCGTCGTCGAGCGCGGCAAGCAGCTCGCGCTGCACGGCGATCCGGCGCGCAAGCTGCCCGCGTGCGTCGCGTGCCACGGCACCGCGCTGACCGGCATGCAGCCCGCGATTCCAGGTCTCGTCGGCCTGCACAGCGACTACCTGAGCGCGCAGATCGGCGCGTGGCGCTCGGGTACGCGTCATGCAAAGGCGCCCGACTGCATGCACGACGTCGCGAGCAAGCTGTCCGACGAGGACGTGACCGCCGTGACCGCGTGGCTCGCCGCGCAGCCGGCGCCCGCCAACCCCGTGCCGGCCCCGGCCCGCTCGATGAAGACTCCGCTCGCCTGCGGCAGCGAACCGCAATAA
- a CDS encoding MIP/aquaporin family protein, translating into MSPYIAEFIGTALLVLLGNGAVANVLLAKTKGKGADLIVIVMGWAMAVFVAVYVTASFSGAHLNPIVTISLALAGKFAWAKVGGYIASQMLGGMAGAFLVWLAYRQHFAKEADPDLKLAVFCTAPAIRSVTHNVLTEAICTFVLILGVLYLASPQVGLGALDALPVGLLVLGIGISLGGPTGYAMSPARDLSPRIMHALLPIPGKRDSDWRYAWVPVLGPLLGGVLAANLYLYLHTTH; encoded by the coding sequence ATGTCACCATATATCGCGGAGTTCATCGGCACGGCTCTCCTCGTGCTGCTCGGCAACGGCGCCGTTGCGAACGTGCTGCTCGCGAAGACCAAAGGCAAAGGCGCGGACCTCATCGTCATCGTGATGGGTTGGGCGATGGCGGTATTCGTCGCGGTCTACGTGACCGCGTCGTTCTCCGGCGCGCACCTGAATCCGATCGTCACGATCAGCCTCGCGCTCGCGGGCAAGTTCGCCTGGGCGAAGGTGGGCGGCTATATCGCGTCGCAGATGCTGGGCGGCATGGCGGGTGCGTTCCTCGTGTGGCTCGCGTATCGCCAGCACTTCGCGAAGGAGGCCGATCCCGATCTGAAGCTCGCCGTGTTCTGCACGGCGCCCGCGATCCGCAGCGTCACGCACAACGTGCTGACGGAGGCGATCTGCACGTTCGTGCTGATCCTCGGCGTGCTGTATCTCGCGTCGCCGCAAGTCGGCCTCGGCGCGCTCGACGCGCTGCCCGTCGGCCTGCTCGTGCTCGGCATCGGCATCTCGCTCGGCGGCCCGACGGGCTACGCGATGAGCCCCGCGCGCGACCTGTCTCCGCGCATCATGCACGCGCTGCTGCCGATTCCCGGCAAGCGCGACAGCGACTGGCGCTATGCATGGGTGCCGGTGCTCGGGCCGCTCCTCGGCGGCGTGCTCGCGGCGAACCTGTACCTGTATCTGCATACGACGCACTGA
- the glpD gene encoding glycerol-3-phosphate dehydrogenase produces the protein MTQQNRYDLLVVGGGINGAGIARDAAGRGLSVLLCEQDDLASHTSSSSTKLIHGGLRYLEYKEFGLVRKALQERETLLRAAPHIIWPLRFVMPHMPNLRPAWLIRIGLFLYDHLAKRELLPGSRGIDMRRHPAGAPLVDSIKRGFVYSDGWVDDARLVVLNALDAQERGARILTRTKLVSAERRDGQWHARLQRADGSTLDVRARAVANAAGPWVGEVLHGALGRGAQHSVRLVKGSHIVTRRLFDHDHAYIFQNPDKRIIFAIPYEHDFTLIGTTDVEYRDDPSRVAIDRDETRYLCESINRYFKRKISPADVCWTYSGVRPLLEDENADNPSAVTRDYRLELDGGDGAPLLSVFGGKITTFRKLAEEATDMLGGALGAARRAWTAGVPLPGGDIANARFAPFAEAFAKRHPWLPAALARRYARAYGTRAERVIGQAKSLAGLGAELAPGLYEAELRYLRDAEWASCADDVLWRRSKLGLHVAPGTLEHVTAALDAWFGAAREAASAAH, from the coding sequence GTGACTCAACAGAATCGTTACGATCTGCTCGTCGTCGGCGGCGGAATCAACGGCGCGGGCATCGCGCGCGACGCGGCCGGCCGCGGCCTGTCGGTACTCCTTTGCGAACAGGACGACCTTGCGTCGCACACGTCGTCTTCGAGCACGAAGCTGATCCACGGCGGTCTGCGCTACCTCGAGTACAAGGAATTCGGGCTCGTGCGCAAGGCGCTGCAAGAGCGCGAGACGCTGCTGCGCGCCGCGCCGCACATCATCTGGCCGCTGCGCTTCGTGATGCCGCACATGCCGAACCTGCGCCCCGCGTGGCTCATCCGGATCGGCCTCTTCCTGTACGACCATCTCGCGAAACGCGAGCTGCTGCCCGGCTCACGCGGCATCGACATGCGCCGTCATCCGGCGGGCGCGCCGCTCGTCGATTCGATCAAGCGCGGCTTCGTCTACTCGGACGGCTGGGTCGACGACGCGCGGCTCGTCGTGCTGAACGCGCTAGACGCGCAGGAGCGCGGCGCGCGCATCCTCACGCGCACGAAGCTCGTATCGGCCGAGCGCCGCGACGGGCAATGGCATGCGAGGCTGCAGCGCGCCGACGGCTCGACGCTCGACGTGCGCGCCCGCGCGGTCGCGAACGCGGCGGGCCCGTGGGTCGGCGAAGTGCTGCACGGCGCGCTCGGCCGCGGCGCACAGCACAGCGTGCGGCTCGTGAAGGGCAGCCACATCGTCACGCGGCGCCTGTTCGATCACGACCACGCGTACATCTTCCAGAATCCGGACAAGCGGATCATCTTCGCGATTCCGTACGAGCACGACTTCACGCTGATCGGCACGACCGACGTCGAGTACCGCGACGATCCGTCGCGCGTCGCGATCGACCGCGACGAAACGCGCTACCTGTGCGAGTCGATCAATCGCTATTTCAAGCGTAAGATCTCGCCCGCCGACGTGTGCTGGACCTATTCGGGCGTGCGCCCGCTCCTCGAGGACGAGAACGCGGACAACCCGTCCGCCGTCACGCGCGACTACCGCCTCGAGCTAGACGGCGGCGATGGCGCGCCGCTCCTGTCGGTGTTCGGCGGCAAGATCACGACGTTCCGCAAGCTCGCCGAAGAGGCGACCGACATGCTGGGCGGCGCGCTCGGCGCGGCGCGCCGCGCATGGACGGCGGGCGTGCCGCTGCCGGGCGGCGACATCGCGAACGCGCGCTTCGCGCCGTTTGCCGAAGCGTTCGCGAAACGCCACCCGTGGCTGCCCGCCGCGCTCGCGCGCCGCTATGCGCGCGCGTACGGCACGCGCGCCGAGCGCGTGATCGGCCAGGCGAAGTCGCTCGCCGGGCTCGGCGCCGAGCTCGCGCCCGGTCTCTACGAAGCGGAATTGCGTTATCTGCGCGACGCCGAATGGGCGAGCTGCGCGGACGACGTGCTGTGGCGGCGTTCGAAGCTCGGCCTGCATGTCGCGCCGGGCACGCTCGAGCACGTAACGGCCGCGCTCGACGCCTGGTTCGGCGCCGCGCGCGAAGCGGCGAGCGCCGCGCACTGA
- a CDS encoding phage tail assembly chaperone: MLSPHEFATLLLVKDAPDQADMDRDELDALLEQQLVKLEALGSGRKYCVTEIGDAALRSIKLRYS, from the coding sequence ATGCTAAGTCCGCATGAATTCGCCACGCTGTTGCTTGTGAAGGATGCGCCCGACCAAGCCGACATGGACCGCGACGAACTCGACGCGTTGCTCGAGCAGCAACTCGTGAAGCTGGAAGCGCTCGGCTCCGGCAGGAAATACTGCGTCACCGAAATCGGCGATGCGGCCCTGCGATCGATCAAGCTCCGCTATTCGTGA